The following proteins are co-located in the Osmia lignaria lignaria isolate PbOS001 chromosome 12, iyOsmLign1, whole genome shotgun sequence genome:
- the KrT95D gene encoding phosphofurin acidic cluster sorting protein KrT95D isoform X3, with translation MAERTKTTAPATRPVPMKLFATWEVDRTAPNCIPRLCSLTLTRLIILRPLGSDLTSISIAVKMQSSKRTLRSNEMAIPTSGMLDTELELQFALQYPHFLKRDGNKLLILLQRRKRYKNRTMLGYKTLAEGVINMAQVLQKQMDLELELVSDKAEKYGGHSVALARVTVIALTSQPVDQDKRLMNDPNERLCPEYSDEEEEFSSEGEAEGSDSEPTLEMHRRKSRAKIPANARQRNLKQKFIALLKRRFRVSEDLDQDQEEIGQKLSGGDMEIEELFDELEDLSDSGPELDTMSVSSTPKPSLRPFFSSSRSLLAPPHSVVTNEETGSTPTTAVGHQSAGQPAKEKHRIGHTTPERGVDRQSDDSSRRADSDSHPENWTDHEANDPPNYVPGSPPKSEHHNKSESSDRRSRLFTRDRGAPGSNKSKKHNLSVDLKPPADLNSSEPRKALVEQLSRVLPDDSLPDSVSLVSLADPGGAVLATRLQERNHRVLTTASPADIRATFTCLVTRIQKFCNSSAKPPAPIKVVIAGGDSFVNAVLRYYVDQLSFRPPDWQNYLKFLVVPLGSNTLSKYLGSIDTKYSMLFGEEWKELLEREGGGVSEGAARVSEYLAAAGTTLLLPIAEAMVTYRETDDSSQIFIPFINDVRVGCPDSSSSASVDLEESNVTMSGSPPSLPPPGLPVPPPGRLTPPSSPNVGQPSREGWEPVELQLDYWSKQTQGEKGKNTLRQAFRALHVQRLPPFGETPGHHLSMNYTTKEKKQKIMRLGKKKEKEKENEPKSQTVEGVTRLICSAKTHNIPLRVSIDGTERYGVKFFQLSAQWQTHIKTFPIALLEYSSQQQVPNPT, from the exons ATGGCGGAGCGTACGAAGACGACAGCCCCGGCCACCCGGCCCGTTCCCATGAAGCTGTTTGCCACTTGGGAAGTGGATCGCACAGCACCGAACTGTATACCCAG GCTGTGCTCTTTGACCCTGACCCGACTGATAATTCTACGGCCATTAGGTTCCGATTTAACTTCCATCAGCATCGCCGTGAAGATGCAAAGCTCGAAGAGGACCCTTCGCTCGAACGAGATGGCCATACCAACTAGTGGCATGCTGGATACAGAACTAGAGCTTCAATTTGCCCTACAGTACCCCCATTTTCTCAAGAGAGACGGAAACAAACTTTTGATACTGTTGCAAAGGAGAAAACGATATAAAAATCGTACGATGCTCGGATACAAGACCCTTGCTGAAGGAGTCATCAATATGGCTCAA GTGCTACAAAAGCAAATGGACTTGGAACTCGAACTGGTGTCAGACAAGGCTGAAAAGTACGGTGGTCATTCGGTCGCTTTAGCTCGTGTGACCGTGATCGCACTGACCTCTCAGCCGGTCGACCAGGACAAAAGACTGATGAATGACCCGAACGAAAGGCTTTGCCCGGAGTACAGCGACGAAGAGGAGGAATTCAGCTCGGAAGGCGAGGCAGAAGGTAGCGACAGCGAGCCGACTCTCGAGATGCATAGGCGAAAGAGCCGAGCGAAGATTCCAGCGAATGCCAGG CAAAGAAATCTGAAGCAAAAGTTTATAGCCCTTCTGAAACGACGGTTCAGAGTATCCGAGGATCTGGATCAGGATCAAGAAGAGATCGGTCAGAAGCTTTCAG GCGGAGACATGGAGATCGAGGAATTGTTCGACGAACTCGAAGATTTGTCAGATAGCGGTCCAGAATTGGACACCATGTCCGTCAGTAGCACACCTAAACCATCCTTACGACCTTTCTTCAGCTCTAGTAGATCGCTTCTCGCGCCTCCTCATTCCG TAGTTACCAACGAGGAGACCGGAAGCACTCCTACGACAGCCGTAGGTCACCAGAGCGCAGGTCAGCCAGCTAAAGAGAAACATCGTATCGGACACACCACTCCAG AACGTGGCGTGGATAGGCAAAGCGATGATAGCTCCCGACGCGCGGACAGCGATTCACACCCCGAAAATTGGACAGATCACGAGGCGAACGATCCACCGAATTATGTTCCTGGCTCCCCGCCGAAATCGGAGCATCACAATAAGAGCGAGAGTTCCGACAGACGGAGCAGACTTTTTACTCGCGACAGAGGTGCACCGGGTAGTAATAAGTCGAAAAAACACAACCTGAGCGTTGATTTAAAGCCACCCGCCGACTTGAATAGCTCCGAG CCAAGGAAGGCGTTAGTCGAGCAATTAAGTCGGGTTTTACCGGATGACAGTTTGCCAGACTCGGTATCGCTGGTCTCGTTAGCTGATCCTGGCGGAGCTGTGCTTGCCACGAGACTTCAGGAAAGAAACCACAGAGTACTGACAACCGCTTCTCCAGCGGACATTCGTGCCACGTTCACGTGCTTGGTCACGCGAATACAAAAATT TTGTAACAGCTCCGCAAAGCCGCCGGCGCCCATCAAAGTGGTGATCGCAGGTGGCGATAGTTTTGTAAACGCGGTTCTGCGTTATTACGTGGACCAGCTCAGCTTTCGACCGCCAGATTGGCAAAATTATCTGAAATTTCTGGTCGTGCCGCTCGGTTCCAATACGCTATCTAAATATCTCGGTTCGATAGACACAAAGTACTCTATGCTTTTCGGCGAGGAATGGAAGGAATTGCTCGAGAGGGAAGGAGGTGGCGTGAGCGAGGGTGCCGCCAGGGTGTCGGAGTATTTAGCAGCCGCTGGTACGACTTTACTGCTACCAATTGCTGAAGCCATGGTCACCTACAG AGAGACAGACGACAGCAGCCAAATATTCATCCCGTTCATAAACGACGTTCGAGTAGGCTGTCCAGATAGCAGTTCCTCAGCATCGGTAGATCTCGAGGAAAGTAACGTTACCATGTCTGGTTCTCCACCGTCGTTACCACCCCCGGGATTACCTGTTCCACCTCCTGGTCGATTAACACCACCCAGCAGTCCCAATGTTGGTCAACCTTCGAGAGAAGGCTGGGAACCAGTCGAGTTACAACTTGATTACTGGAGCAAACAGACCCAAGGTGAAAAAGGCAAGAACACGTTGAGACAAGCGTTCAGAGCCTTACACGTTCAGAGACTTCCACCATTCGGAGAAACGCCTGGTCATCATCTGTCCATGAATTACACCACCAAGGAGAAGAAACAGAAAA TAATGAGACTgggcaaaaagaaagaaaaggaaaaggaaaatgagCCAAAGAGTCAGACAGTCGAAGGCGTGACGCGACTTATATGTTCCGCGAAAACTCACAACATTCCATTAAGAG TGAGCATCGACGGTACCGAGCGGTACGGTGTGAAATTCTTCCAACTATCAGCGCAATGGCAAACGCACATCAAGACATTTCCGATAGCTTTGTTGGAATACAGTTCTCAACAACAAGTTCCCAATCCTACGTAA
- the KrT95D gene encoding phosphofurin acidic cluster sorting protein KrT95D isoform X1: MAERTKTTAPATRPVPMKLFATWEVDRTAPNCIPRLCSLTLTRLIILRPLGSDLTSISIAVKMQSSKRTLRSNEMAIPTSGMLDTELELQFALQYPHFLKRDGNKLLILLQRRKRYKNRTMLGYKTLAEGVINMAQVLQKQMDLELELVSDKAEKYGGHSVALARVTVIALTSQPVDQDKRLMNDPNERLCPEYSDEEEEFSSEGEAEGSDSEPTLEMHRRKSRAKIPANARQRNLKQKFIALLKRRFRVSEDLDQDQEEIGQKLSESLTQYAGFVKGGDMEIEELFDELEDLSDSGPELDTMSVSSTPKPSLRPFFSSSRSLLAPPHSVVTNEETGSTPTTAVGHQSAGQPAKEKHRIGHTTPERGVDRQSDDSSRRADSDSHPENWTDHEANDPPNYVPGSPPKSEHHNKSESSDRRSRLFTRDRGAPGSNKSKKHNLSVDLKPPADLNSSEPRKALVEQLSRVLPDDSLPDSVSLVSLADPGGAVLATRLQERNHRVLTTASPADIRATFTCLVTRIQKFCNSSAKPPAPIKVVIAGGDSFVNAVLRYYVDQLSFRPPDWQNYLKFLVVPLGSNTLSKYLGSIDTKYSMLFGEEWKELLEREGGGVSEGAARVSEYLAAAGTTLLLPIAEAMVTYRETDDSSQIFIPFINDVRVGCPDSSSSASVDLEESNVTMSGSPPSLPPPGLPVPPPGRLTPPSSPNVGQPSREGWEPVELQLDYWSKQTQGEKGKNTLRQAFRALHVQRLPPFGETPGHHLSMNYTTKEKKQKIMRLGKKKEKEKENEPKSQTVEGVTRLICSAKTHNIPLRVSIDGTERYGVKFFQLSAQWQTHIKTFPIALLEYSSQQQVPNPT; this comes from the exons ATGGCGGAGCGTACGAAGACGACAGCCCCGGCCACCCGGCCCGTTCCCATGAAGCTGTTTGCCACTTGGGAAGTGGATCGCACAGCACCGAACTGTATACCCAG GCTGTGCTCTTTGACCCTGACCCGACTGATAATTCTACGGCCATTAGGTTCCGATTTAACTTCCATCAGCATCGCCGTGAAGATGCAAAGCTCGAAGAGGACCCTTCGCTCGAACGAGATGGCCATACCAACTAGTGGCATGCTGGATACAGAACTAGAGCTTCAATTTGCCCTACAGTACCCCCATTTTCTCAAGAGAGACGGAAACAAACTTTTGATACTGTTGCAAAGGAGAAAACGATATAAAAATCGTACGATGCTCGGATACAAGACCCTTGCTGAAGGAGTCATCAATATGGCTCAA GTGCTACAAAAGCAAATGGACTTGGAACTCGAACTGGTGTCAGACAAGGCTGAAAAGTACGGTGGTCATTCGGTCGCTTTAGCTCGTGTGACCGTGATCGCACTGACCTCTCAGCCGGTCGACCAGGACAAAAGACTGATGAATGACCCGAACGAAAGGCTTTGCCCGGAGTACAGCGACGAAGAGGAGGAATTCAGCTCGGAAGGCGAGGCAGAAGGTAGCGACAGCGAGCCGACTCTCGAGATGCATAGGCGAAAGAGCCGAGCGAAGATTCCAGCGAATGCCAGG CAAAGAAATCTGAAGCAAAAGTTTATAGCCCTTCTGAAACGACGGTTCAGAGTATCCGAGGATCTGGATCAGGATCAAGAAGAGATCGGTCAGAAGCTTTCAG AGTCGTTAACCCAGTACGCTGGATTTGTTAAAGGCGGAGACATGGAGATCGAGGAATTGTTCGACGAACTCGAAGATTTGTCAGATAGCGGTCCAGAATTGGACACCATGTCCGTCAGTAGCACACCTAAACCATCCTTACGACCTTTCTTCAGCTCTAGTAGATCGCTTCTCGCGCCTCCTCATTCCG TAGTTACCAACGAGGAGACCGGAAGCACTCCTACGACAGCCGTAGGTCACCAGAGCGCAGGTCAGCCAGCTAAAGAGAAACATCGTATCGGACACACCACTCCAG AACGTGGCGTGGATAGGCAAAGCGATGATAGCTCCCGACGCGCGGACAGCGATTCACACCCCGAAAATTGGACAGATCACGAGGCGAACGATCCACCGAATTATGTTCCTGGCTCCCCGCCGAAATCGGAGCATCACAATAAGAGCGAGAGTTCCGACAGACGGAGCAGACTTTTTACTCGCGACAGAGGTGCACCGGGTAGTAATAAGTCGAAAAAACACAACCTGAGCGTTGATTTAAAGCCACCCGCCGACTTGAATAGCTCCGAG CCAAGGAAGGCGTTAGTCGAGCAATTAAGTCGGGTTTTACCGGATGACAGTTTGCCAGACTCGGTATCGCTGGTCTCGTTAGCTGATCCTGGCGGAGCTGTGCTTGCCACGAGACTTCAGGAAAGAAACCACAGAGTACTGACAACCGCTTCTCCAGCGGACATTCGTGCCACGTTCACGTGCTTGGTCACGCGAATACAAAAATT TTGTAACAGCTCCGCAAAGCCGCCGGCGCCCATCAAAGTGGTGATCGCAGGTGGCGATAGTTTTGTAAACGCGGTTCTGCGTTATTACGTGGACCAGCTCAGCTTTCGACCGCCAGATTGGCAAAATTATCTGAAATTTCTGGTCGTGCCGCTCGGTTCCAATACGCTATCTAAATATCTCGGTTCGATAGACACAAAGTACTCTATGCTTTTCGGCGAGGAATGGAAGGAATTGCTCGAGAGGGAAGGAGGTGGCGTGAGCGAGGGTGCCGCCAGGGTGTCGGAGTATTTAGCAGCCGCTGGTACGACTTTACTGCTACCAATTGCTGAAGCCATGGTCACCTACAG AGAGACAGACGACAGCAGCCAAATATTCATCCCGTTCATAAACGACGTTCGAGTAGGCTGTCCAGATAGCAGTTCCTCAGCATCGGTAGATCTCGAGGAAAGTAACGTTACCATGTCTGGTTCTCCACCGTCGTTACCACCCCCGGGATTACCTGTTCCACCTCCTGGTCGATTAACACCACCCAGCAGTCCCAATGTTGGTCAACCTTCGAGAGAAGGCTGGGAACCAGTCGAGTTACAACTTGATTACTGGAGCAAACAGACCCAAGGTGAAAAAGGCAAGAACACGTTGAGACAAGCGTTCAGAGCCTTACACGTTCAGAGACTTCCACCATTCGGAGAAACGCCTGGTCATCATCTGTCCATGAATTACACCACCAAGGAGAAGAAACAGAAAA TAATGAGACTgggcaaaaagaaagaaaaggaaaaggaaaatgagCCAAAGAGTCAGACAGTCGAAGGCGTGACGCGACTTATATGTTCCGCGAAAACTCACAACATTCCATTAAGAG TGAGCATCGACGGTACCGAGCGGTACGGTGTGAAATTCTTCCAACTATCAGCGCAATGGCAAACGCACATCAAGACATTTCCGATAGCTTTGTTGGAATACAGTTCTCAACAACAAGTTCCCAATCCTACGTAA
- the KrT95D gene encoding phosphofurin acidic cluster sorting protein KrT95D isoform X5 — MQSSKRTLRSNEMAIPTSGMLDTELELQFALQYPHFLKRDGNKLLILLQRRKRYKNRTMLGYKTLAEGVINMAQVLQKQMDLELELVSDKAEKYGGHSVALARVTVIALTSQPVDQDKRLMNDPNERLCPEYSDEEEEFSSEGEAEGSDSEPTLEMHRRKSRAKIPANARQRNLKQKFIALLKRRFRVSEDLDQDQEEIGQKLSESLTQYAGFVKGGDMEIEELFDELEDLSDSGPELDTMSVSSTPKPSLRPFFSSSRSLLAPPHSVVTNEETGSTPTTAVGHQSAGQPAKEKHRIGHTTPERGVDRQSDDSSRRADSDSHPENWTDHEANDPPNYVPGSPPKSEHHNKSESSDRRSRLFTRDRGAPGSNKSKKHNLSVDLKPPADLNSSEPRKALVEQLSRVLPDDSLPDSVSLVSLADPGGAVLATRLQERNHRVLTTASPADIRATFTCLVTRIQKFCNSSAKPPAPIKVVIAGGDSFVNAVLRYYVDQLSFRPPDWQNYLKFLVVPLGSNTLSKYLGSIDTKYSMLFGEEWKELLEREGGGVSEGAARVSEYLAAAGTTLLLPIAEAMVTYRETDDSSQIFIPFINDVRVGCPDSSSSASVDLEESNVTMSGSPPSLPPPGLPVPPPGRLTPPSSPNVGQPSREGWEPVELQLDYWSKQTQGEKGKNTLRQAFRALHVQRLPPFGETPGHHLSMNYTTKEKKQKIMRLGKKKEKEKENEPKSQTVEGVTRLICSAKTHNIPLRVSIDGTERYGVKFFQLSAQWQTHIKTFPIALLEYSSQQQVPNPT; from the exons ATGCAAAGCTCGAAGAGGACCCTTCGCTCGAACGAGATGGCCATACCAACTAGTGGCATGCTGGATACAGAACTAGAGCTTCAATTTGCCCTACAGTACCCCCATTTTCTCAAGAGAGACGGAAACAAACTTTTGATACTGTTGCAAAGGAGAAAACGATATAAAAATCGTACGATGCTCGGATACAAGACCCTTGCTGAAGGAGTCATCAATATGGCTCAA GTGCTACAAAAGCAAATGGACTTGGAACTCGAACTGGTGTCAGACAAGGCTGAAAAGTACGGTGGTCATTCGGTCGCTTTAGCTCGTGTGACCGTGATCGCACTGACCTCTCAGCCGGTCGACCAGGACAAAAGACTGATGAATGACCCGAACGAAAGGCTTTGCCCGGAGTACAGCGACGAAGAGGAGGAATTCAGCTCGGAAGGCGAGGCAGAAGGTAGCGACAGCGAGCCGACTCTCGAGATGCATAGGCGAAAGAGCCGAGCGAAGATTCCAGCGAATGCCAGG CAAAGAAATCTGAAGCAAAAGTTTATAGCCCTTCTGAAACGACGGTTCAGAGTATCCGAGGATCTGGATCAGGATCAAGAAGAGATCGGTCAGAAGCTTTCAG AGTCGTTAACCCAGTACGCTGGATTTGTTAAAGGCGGAGACATGGAGATCGAGGAATTGTTCGACGAACTCGAAGATTTGTCAGATAGCGGTCCAGAATTGGACACCATGTCCGTCAGTAGCACACCTAAACCATCCTTACGACCTTTCTTCAGCTCTAGTAGATCGCTTCTCGCGCCTCCTCATTCCG TAGTTACCAACGAGGAGACCGGAAGCACTCCTACGACAGCCGTAGGTCACCAGAGCGCAGGTCAGCCAGCTAAAGAGAAACATCGTATCGGACACACCACTCCAG AACGTGGCGTGGATAGGCAAAGCGATGATAGCTCCCGACGCGCGGACAGCGATTCACACCCCGAAAATTGGACAGATCACGAGGCGAACGATCCACCGAATTATGTTCCTGGCTCCCCGCCGAAATCGGAGCATCACAATAAGAGCGAGAGTTCCGACAGACGGAGCAGACTTTTTACTCGCGACAGAGGTGCACCGGGTAGTAATAAGTCGAAAAAACACAACCTGAGCGTTGATTTAAAGCCACCCGCCGACTTGAATAGCTCCGAG CCAAGGAAGGCGTTAGTCGAGCAATTAAGTCGGGTTTTACCGGATGACAGTTTGCCAGACTCGGTATCGCTGGTCTCGTTAGCTGATCCTGGCGGAGCTGTGCTTGCCACGAGACTTCAGGAAAGAAACCACAGAGTACTGACAACCGCTTCTCCAGCGGACATTCGTGCCACGTTCACGTGCTTGGTCACGCGAATACAAAAATT TTGTAACAGCTCCGCAAAGCCGCCGGCGCCCATCAAAGTGGTGATCGCAGGTGGCGATAGTTTTGTAAACGCGGTTCTGCGTTATTACGTGGACCAGCTCAGCTTTCGACCGCCAGATTGGCAAAATTATCTGAAATTTCTGGTCGTGCCGCTCGGTTCCAATACGCTATCTAAATATCTCGGTTCGATAGACACAAAGTACTCTATGCTTTTCGGCGAGGAATGGAAGGAATTGCTCGAGAGGGAAGGAGGTGGCGTGAGCGAGGGTGCCGCCAGGGTGTCGGAGTATTTAGCAGCCGCTGGTACGACTTTACTGCTACCAATTGCTGAAGCCATGGTCACCTACAG AGAGACAGACGACAGCAGCCAAATATTCATCCCGTTCATAAACGACGTTCGAGTAGGCTGTCCAGATAGCAGTTCCTCAGCATCGGTAGATCTCGAGGAAAGTAACGTTACCATGTCTGGTTCTCCACCGTCGTTACCACCCCCGGGATTACCTGTTCCACCTCCTGGTCGATTAACACCACCCAGCAGTCCCAATGTTGGTCAACCTTCGAGAGAAGGCTGGGAACCAGTCGAGTTACAACTTGATTACTGGAGCAAACAGACCCAAGGTGAAAAAGGCAAGAACACGTTGAGACAAGCGTTCAGAGCCTTACACGTTCAGAGACTTCCACCATTCGGAGAAACGCCTGGTCATCATCTGTCCATGAATTACACCACCAAGGAGAAGAAACAGAAAA TAATGAGACTgggcaaaaagaaagaaaaggaaaaggaaaatgagCCAAAGAGTCAGACAGTCGAAGGCGTGACGCGACTTATATGTTCCGCGAAAACTCACAACATTCCATTAAGAG TGAGCATCGACGGTACCGAGCGGTACGGTGTGAAATTCTTCCAACTATCAGCGCAATGGCAAACGCACATCAAGACATTTCCGATAGCTTTGTTGGAATACAGTTCTCAACAACAAGTTCCCAATCCTACGTAA
- the KrT95D gene encoding phosphofurin acidic cluster sorting protein KrT95D isoform X4 gives MAERTKTTAPATRPVPMKLFATWEVDRTAPNCIPRLCSLTLTRLIILRPLGSDLTSISIAVKMQSSKRTLRSNEMAIPTSGMLDTELELQFALQYPHFLKRDGNKLLILLQRRKRYKNRTMLGYKTLAEGVINMAQVLQKQMDLELELVSDKAEKYGGHSVALARVTVIALTSQPVDQDKRLMNDPNERLCPEYSDEEEEFSSEGEAEGSDSEPTLEMHRRKSRAKIPANARQRNLKQKFIALLKRRFRVSEDLDQDQEEIGQKLSESLTQYAGFVKGGDMEIEELFDELEDLSDSGPELDTMSVSSTPKPSLRPFFSSSRSLLAPPHSERGVDRQSDDSSRRADSDSHPENWTDHEANDPPNYVPGSPPKSEHHNKSESSDRRSRLFTRDRGAPGSNKSKKHNLSVDLKPPADLNSSEPRKALVEQLSRVLPDDSLPDSVSLVSLADPGGAVLATRLQERNHRVLTTASPADIRATFTCLVTRIQKFCNSSAKPPAPIKVVIAGGDSFVNAVLRYYVDQLSFRPPDWQNYLKFLVVPLGSNTLSKYLGSIDTKYSMLFGEEWKELLEREGGGVSEGAARVSEYLAAAGTTLLLPIAEAMVTYRETDDSSQIFIPFINDVRVGCPDSSSSASVDLEESNVTMSGSPPSLPPPGLPVPPPGRLTPPSSPNVGQPSREGWEPVELQLDYWSKQTQGEKGKNTLRQAFRALHVQRLPPFGETPGHHLSMNYTTKEKKQKIMRLGKKKEKEKENEPKSQTVEGVTRLICSAKTHNIPLRVSIDGTERYGVKFFQLSAQWQTHIKTFPIALLEYSSQQQVPNPT, from the exons ATGGCGGAGCGTACGAAGACGACAGCCCCGGCCACCCGGCCCGTTCCCATGAAGCTGTTTGCCACTTGGGAAGTGGATCGCACAGCACCGAACTGTATACCCAG GCTGTGCTCTTTGACCCTGACCCGACTGATAATTCTACGGCCATTAGGTTCCGATTTAACTTCCATCAGCATCGCCGTGAAGATGCAAAGCTCGAAGAGGACCCTTCGCTCGAACGAGATGGCCATACCAACTAGTGGCATGCTGGATACAGAACTAGAGCTTCAATTTGCCCTACAGTACCCCCATTTTCTCAAGAGAGACGGAAACAAACTTTTGATACTGTTGCAAAGGAGAAAACGATATAAAAATCGTACGATGCTCGGATACAAGACCCTTGCTGAAGGAGTCATCAATATGGCTCAA GTGCTACAAAAGCAAATGGACTTGGAACTCGAACTGGTGTCAGACAAGGCTGAAAAGTACGGTGGTCATTCGGTCGCTTTAGCTCGTGTGACCGTGATCGCACTGACCTCTCAGCCGGTCGACCAGGACAAAAGACTGATGAATGACCCGAACGAAAGGCTTTGCCCGGAGTACAGCGACGAAGAGGAGGAATTCAGCTCGGAAGGCGAGGCAGAAGGTAGCGACAGCGAGCCGACTCTCGAGATGCATAGGCGAAAGAGCCGAGCGAAGATTCCAGCGAATGCCAGG CAAAGAAATCTGAAGCAAAAGTTTATAGCCCTTCTGAAACGACGGTTCAGAGTATCCGAGGATCTGGATCAGGATCAAGAAGAGATCGGTCAGAAGCTTTCAG AGTCGTTAACCCAGTACGCTGGATTTGTTAAAGGCGGAGACATGGAGATCGAGGAATTGTTCGACGAACTCGAAGATTTGTCAGATAGCGGTCCAGAATTGGACACCATGTCCGTCAGTAGCACACCTAAACCATCCTTACGACCTTTCTTCAGCTCTAGTAGATCGCTTCTCGCGCCTCCTCATTCCG AACGTGGCGTGGATAGGCAAAGCGATGATAGCTCCCGACGCGCGGACAGCGATTCACACCCCGAAAATTGGACAGATCACGAGGCGAACGATCCACCGAATTATGTTCCTGGCTCCCCGCCGAAATCGGAGCATCACAATAAGAGCGAGAGTTCCGACAGACGGAGCAGACTTTTTACTCGCGACAGAGGTGCACCGGGTAGTAATAAGTCGAAAAAACACAACCTGAGCGTTGATTTAAAGCCACCCGCCGACTTGAATAGCTCCGAG CCAAGGAAGGCGTTAGTCGAGCAATTAAGTCGGGTTTTACCGGATGACAGTTTGCCAGACTCGGTATCGCTGGTCTCGTTAGCTGATCCTGGCGGAGCTGTGCTTGCCACGAGACTTCAGGAAAGAAACCACAGAGTACTGACAACCGCTTCTCCAGCGGACATTCGTGCCACGTTCACGTGCTTGGTCACGCGAATACAAAAATT TTGTAACAGCTCCGCAAAGCCGCCGGCGCCCATCAAAGTGGTGATCGCAGGTGGCGATAGTTTTGTAAACGCGGTTCTGCGTTATTACGTGGACCAGCTCAGCTTTCGACCGCCAGATTGGCAAAATTATCTGAAATTTCTGGTCGTGCCGCTCGGTTCCAATACGCTATCTAAATATCTCGGTTCGATAGACACAAAGTACTCTATGCTTTTCGGCGAGGAATGGAAGGAATTGCTCGAGAGGGAAGGAGGTGGCGTGAGCGAGGGTGCCGCCAGGGTGTCGGAGTATTTAGCAGCCGCTGGTACGACTTTACTGCTACCAATTGCTGAAGCCATGGTCACCTACAG AGAGACAGACGACAGCAGCCAAATATTCATCCCGTTCATAAACGACGTTCGAGTAGGCTGTCCAGATAGCAGTTCCTCAGCATCGGTAGATCTCGAGGAAAGTAACGTTACCATGTCTGGTTCTCCACCGTCGTTACCACCCCCGGGATTACCTGTTCCACCTCCTGGTCGATTAACACCACCCAGCAGTCCCAATGTTGGTCAACCTTCGAGAGAAGGCTGGGAACCAGTCGAGTTACAACTTGATTACTGGAGCAAACAGACCCAAGGTGAAAAAGGCAAGAACACGTTGAGACAAGCGTTCAGAGCCTTACACGTTCAGAGACTTCCACCATTCGGAGAAACGCCTGGTCATCATCTGTCCATGAATTACACCACCAAGGAGAAGAAACAGAAAA TAATGAGACTgggcaaaaagaaagaaaaggaaaaggaaaatgagCCAAAGAGTCAGACAGTCGAAGGCGTGACGCGACTTATATGTTCCGCGAAAACTCACAACATTCCATTAAGAG TGAGCATCGACGGTACCGAGCGGTACGGTGTGAAATTCTTCCAACTATCAGCGCAATGGCAAACGCACATCAAGACATTTCCGATAGCTTTGTTGGAATACAGTTCTCAACAACAAGTTCCCAATCCTACGTAA